A window of Methanocaldococcus vulcanius M7 genomic DNA:
TCTCCATAACCTTCGATTTCAAATATTGCATAGGAAGATTCTAAGGTAATTTTTATTATTCCTTTGCCTTTTTTTGTATAAATCTCATATTTTGCTGTTTTTCCAATTGAAGAGATATAAGCTCCTCCCATCTTTGCCATTAGATAGTCGATAAACTTTTCCATAAAATCCATATCGTTAATTTTGTATTTTAAACTCTTCCTCTCTTTAGGAATTTTTTTCTTTACCTCCTCTATTTTATAGATTTTTAGTTTTTTCTCCTCATCTCCTTCTAATTTTGATGAAATTTCTTTAATAAACTCATCCATGTCGTCAATATCAACTATTAATGCAGTTTTTTTTATTTTCTCAATTTTTCCCATTTTACTCCACTTTTCAATGAGATAATCAATCCTTTTCCTCTCAATGTCTTTATTATAATTTACTATAACCAAATACATAATCCCACAAATATTAAGTTGGAATTTTGCCTTTATATAATTTTTGGTTTTGTAGTAGTTATTTATAATTTTCCAAAATGGATATAAAGTTTTTAATTATTTAAAATAGTTTAATTATGTAAAATACTTAGATAAAATATATATAGTGGTTTTTTCACATAAGGATATTAACGCATATATAAACATACATGAACTTAAAATAAAATGAGTTGTTAGGTGGAAAAATGGGGATTTTAAGATTAAAGCAGAAAGGAATGAGTGCATCAATGAAACCAGTTAGAAATTTAGTAGTTACTATGAAATGGACTACCGCCGCTGATTTTGATTTATCAGCAGTTTATAAAACAAAGTGGGGGGAGTTTGGTATTGTATATTTTGGAGAGTTGGGAAGTTTAACAACCTTTCCTTACATTGAATTAAGTGGTGATGAGGGAGTAGGAGATACTGGAGGAGACAATGAAGAAATTTTAAGGATTGCAAAATTGGATGATATGGATTACGTATGGATTATGTGTTGGGATTATACAATGGTTCAAAAAGGAAGACCTGCAAGATTTAAAGATAGCGATATTGTGTTAATTATTGAAGATGATGAGGGAATGAGGTATGAGGTCCCTCTTGATACTGGGAACTTTGGAAATGTTGCAGTAATTGCCACAATCGACAACACTTCAGGGACTCCTATGCTAATAAATGAAAGTAAAGTAGGAACACTTAAAGGTTTGAAAGATTTGGCTCAATTACTGGATATTATAGGAGTTGAATATTAGATTACTTTTAATTTTGTCTAATTTTTATTATAAATAATTTATAATTTTATTGATTATGCATTAATAATATTTTTATTATAAATTTTAAGGATAATTTTTGAGGGGATAGTATGGATATTAAAGAATTGATCAATAACTTTAAATTTTCGATATTCTTTACAATTATATGTTTAATCTTGGCTTTTCTATGGGGGAATTTTATTGGGCTGTATGTTGCAATAATCTTGGGAATATTGGAAGTTAGTTTATCTTTTGATAATGCCGTTGTAAATGCGACTGTTTTAAAAAGAATGGATGAATATTGGCAAAAAATGTTTTTAACTGTTGGAATTTTAATTGCAGTGTTTGGAATGAGATTAACCTTCCCATTGGTTATTGTTTCTATTGCCTCCCATATAAATCCAATAGATGTTGTAAATATGGCATTAAATAATCCATCAGAATATGCCATGCATTTAAAAGAGGCACATCCCTTAATATCTGCATTTGGGGGAGCGTTTTTGTTGATGGTATTTTTAAAATACTTTTTAAATGAAGAAAAAGACACGCATTGGATTGGACTAATTGAAAAGCCATTGGCTAAATTGGGAAAGTTAGAATCTATTGAAATTGTTATTGCTCTTTTTATCCTTCTTTTAGCGTTAAAAATTGTTCCATCATCAGAACAATTAACAGTATTGATTAGTGGCATCTTGGGGATAATTGTTTATGTTTTAGTTGATTCTATAGGAGAGTATATGCAAGAAAAAGAGCAAGAAATGGTTAATTCAGCTATAAAAGGAGGGCTAATTCTATTTCTGTATTTGGAGTTGTTAGATGCAAGTTTTTCCTTTGATGGAGTAATAGGGGCTTTTGCAATTACAAGGGACATAATTTTAATTGCCTTAGGATTAGGTATTGGAGCGATGTTTGTAAGGAGTTTAACGGTATATTTGGTAAAGAAGGGAACTTTGGATGAGTATATATATTTAGAGCATGGTGCAATGTATGCCATTGGAACATTGGCAATGTTAATGTTTATTGGAATTAGATATCATATACCTGAATATATAACTGGTTCAATTGGTGCATTATTGATAGGTTTGGCGTTAGTTTCATCAATAATATATAATAAGAAAAATATGGAAATTGCTTAATTGGAGTTAGGGAGATTTATTAGATTCATCGTTTAATATATAAACATAAGTATATTTAATTTCTTTAAATTGGGGAGTGTTATGGAGGTAATATATGTATTAATTGCCTTTGGTGTATTTTATATGTTAATTAAAGTTTCTAATTCATCAAAAAAATCAAAAAATAAAGATAAATCTTCCACTACACATAAAAATTCAAAAACAAATATATATAAAAATTTAGATAGAAATATTAACTCATTATTTGAGGAAGGAAAAAGATATGAAAATGAAGGGGACTATGAAAAGGCAATTATTTTTTATAACGAAATTTTAAAAAAAGACCTTAATAATGTTGATGCATGGATTCGTAAGGGGATTTGTTTATATAAACTAAGAAAATTCAAATTATCTATTGAGTGTATGGATAAGGCATTAAAATTGGATAGAAAAAACTATTTAGCGTGGTTTTTTAAAGGAAACGCACTTATGGAACTAAAAAAATATGAAGATGCATTAAAATGTTATAATTATGCACTAAACTTGGCTCCTCCATCAGAAAAGGCAAAAATTCTCAATAACAAAAAACTATTAGAAGAAAAACTTTGTAAAGATAATCAAGATTTTGAGAGGATAAAACATTTTATTAAAAAAGGTAGAAACTTGTTATTAAAGAACGATTATAACAACGCACTAATAGAATTTAAAAAGGTCTTAATGAGAGATAAATATAACATCGAAGCATTATTTGGAGTCGGCTATTGCCTAAATGCATTAAATAAATTTGATGAGGCATTGGGATATTGGAATGAATATCTAAGATTAAATCCAAAAGATGCCAGTGGCTGGTTTAATAAAGGAGTGAGCTTATACAACCTAAAAGATTATAAAAATGCCATTTATTGCTTTAAAAAGGTTATTGAATTAAATCCAAAAGATGTTGATTCCTACTTATTTATTATAAACGCCTATTTATATCAAAAAGATTATAATGGTGCATTAGAATATGTTAATGAAATACTAAAAATAAATCCTCACTGGAAATTTTGGAAAATAAAAGGGGATATATATTATTCAATGAAAAGATACAAAGATGCGATAGATTCATACAAAAATGCATTAAAGTATGTTAAAGATGAAGAAATATATATATCTATTGGAAACGCCTATAAAAATATTGGGGACTTTAAAAATGCATTAACATATTATGAGTATGCATTAAAACTAAATCCAAAAAATATAATTGCAAAAAATCTAATTAGTAAAATTAACAGTATGATTGATAAAAAAACAGAGGAATATATAAATCTATCATTATATCCTACAACATTCTACTTCAACGAATGGAATGAAGCCACAATAACAATATCAAACAAAACAAAAGATACAATAAAAAATATTAGTTTTGAATTAAATGCTAATTTATTTGAAGTAGATAATATTGAGAAAATAAATTATCTCCCTCCTAATTCATCAATTGAAATCACATTCTTAATAAAACCAAAAAAGAAAGGAGAAATTCCTTATGAAATAAAACTCTCCTATGAAAGAAATGGAATAAAGCATATAGATGTTTATGAAGAATACATAAAAGTTTCAGAACCTAAAATGCAACAGAAGTCAATTGGAAAGGAAATATATTATTGTAGTGAGTTATTTTTGATACACTTAAAATATAACGACCTATATAAGGCACTGGGCTATCTATATGATTTAAAAAAATATGCTGAAAAAAACAAATCGGAAATGGTAAAAGATATAGAAAATCTTCTAAATGAGATAAATTATAGAATAAAAGAGAAAATAGGTGTCTCAGATGACTTCTATAAAAGGTCAGAAGTAATTATTGAAAGAATAAAATTGGGAAATTAAGATAATTTATAAACCATTTAAAACTCTCTCCTAATCCTATTCAATAAAACTTCTAATGCTTCAATTGTTTGTTTTTCTATTGGTATCTGCTCTTTTATTAAATACTCAATATGTTTTATAGCTCCCCCTAATTCTTTTTTATTATTTTCTGATTTAACATAATCCTTTAATGTTTCTAATGCCTCCAATAAACCAACTTTATCATTTGCCTTTGCACAATTTAGAGCTAATTTTGTTGTCGAATCAACTAACTCTCTGATTAATCTCTCAATCTCTTTTTTGTCAGTTGATTTTTTGAGTTTATCTATTGTTTGAGTTAGTGTTTTCTTAAGAGATTCTTTTTCTTTTATTAACTCTTCTATAGATTTTAATGCCCTTAAAAACTCATCTATTGACTGGAATCTATCTTCTTTTCTCTTTGCCAAGTGTCTTTCAAACAAACCATCGAATATAGATAGAGAAGGATTTATTTTTGAAGGAGGGAGAGGTTTTTTATCTGGATTAACTATTTTTAAAGATATTTGAGCTGGTGAAGTGCCTTCATAAGGCAATCTTCCAGTTAATAACTCATAGAATAAGACACCTAACTGATATATGTCTGTTCTTTTATCTGTCTTTCCATACTCTTCCTCATCTATCTGCTCCGGTGCTGAATATAGAAGAGTTAACGCCTTAGTAGTTGTTGCTGTTGATGATTTAGCCCCTATTTTTGCTAATCCCCAGTCAGTTATTTTTGGGATTAAGTTAGGGGTTAACAAGATGTTTGAAGGTTTTATATCTCTGTGGATGATGTTTTTATCATGGGCATGCTTTAAACCTTCTGCAATTTGTTTAATTAGATTTATCGCCTCTTTAGGACTTAATGGTTTTGGATACTTATCTAAATCTCTAATTAGTTTGCCGTTGAGGTTATAGCCGTCAATGTATTCCATTTCAATGTGCGGTATTGGTTCTTCATAAGCATCGAACATTCTAACTATATTTGGATGATTTAGGTTTTGCCAGACCTTAATTTCTTTTAGTAGGTATTTTTTAGCTTTTTCATCTAAATTAGGAATTTTTAAAGCAATAATTTCTCCATCAGATTTTCTTTTAACTTTGAAAACTTTTCCAAAACCACCTTCCCCGAGTTTTTCTAATGGGGTGTATTTAGATAACAATTCTGAGGGGAAATCAAAAATATCCTGATTTTGTTTTTCACCGATATTTTTTTGTTTTCTTTTTCTAACTAATACTAACCCAACAACTCCAAACCCCATCAACGCAAACGATCCTCCTAAATAATATCCTGCATAGCTGTTTGTTAATTCTATATCTAATTTTTTATACTCTCCATTTTTAATAGATATTGAAGATTCATATATTGGAAGTTCTCCGATTTTACATTCAATATGATAAAATCCGGGTTTAACATCATGTTTGGTTATTGGAGTAGTTCCTATCCATTTATTGTTAAGATATATATCACAAGGAACTCCCAGATAGGAATAAACGGTTAAATATCCATATTTTGGTGTTAGTTTGGCCTTTATCGTTTTCGAATCTCCACTGTTTATATAAATATCTGTTGAATATGTATTATACTCCTCTTTTTTAATTTCTATGTTATGATTCCCTATTGATAGCTTATAACTTCTTAAAGGTGGGTGTCCTACATACTTACCATCGATATAAATCTCTGCTCCTTCTAATGAATAAACGGTTAAATACCCGAACTTTGGTTTTAATTCAGCGTTTACTGTTTTTGAATCTCCACTGTTTATATAAACATCTGTTGAGTAGGGGTAATATTCATCTTTTTTAACTTCAACTGAATGTATTCCTGGAGTTAATGTTAAATGGAGAGGTGTTTTTCCTTCATAATATCCATCAACATAAACATCTGCATCTGTTGGATTGGAATAAACATTTAAGCAACCATAAGATTCTGTCAATGTGGCATATATGTTGTAG
This region includes:
- a CDS encoding DUF475 domain-containing protein codes for the protein MDIKELINNFKFSIFFTIICLILAFLWGNFIGLYVAIILGILEVSLSFDNAVVNATVLKRMDEYWQKMFLTVGILIAVFGMRLTFPLVIVSIASHINPIDVVNMALNNPSEYAMHLKEAHPLISAFGGAFLLMVFLKYFLNEEKDTHWIGLIEKPLAKLGKLESIEIVIALFILLLALKIVPSSEQLTVLISGILGIIVYVLVDSIGEYMQEKEQEMVNSAIKGGLILFLYLELLDASFSFDGVIGAFAITRDIILIALGLGIGAMFVRSLTVYLVKKGTLDEYIYLEHGAMYAIGTLAMLMFIGIRYHIPEYITGSIGALLIGLALVSSIIYNKKNMEIA
- a CDS encoding tetratricopeptide repeat protein, which produces MEVIYVLIAFGVFYMLIKVSNSSKKSKNKDKSSTTHKNSKTNIYKNLDRNINSLFEEGKRYENEGDYEKAIIFYNEILKKDLNNVDAWIRKGICLYKLRKFKLSIECMDKALKLDRKNYLAWFFKGNALMELKKYEDALKCYNYALNLAPPSEKAKILNNKKLLEEKLCKDNQDFERIKHFIKKGRNLLLKNDYNNALIEFKKVLMRDKYNIEALFGVGYCLNALNKFDEALGYWNEYLRLNPKDASGWFNKGVSLYNLKDYKNAIYCFKKVIELNPKDVDSYLFIINAYLYQKDYNGALEYVNEILKINPHWKFWKIKGDIYYSMKRYKDAIDSYKNALKYVKDEEIYISIGNAYKNIGDFKNALTYYEYALKLNPKNIIAKNLISKINSMIDKKTEEYINLSLYPTTFYFNEWNEATITISNKTKDTIKNISFELNANLFEVDNIEKINYLPPNSSIEITFLIKPKKKGEIPYEIKLSYERNGIKHIDVYEEYIKVSEPKMQQKSIGKEIYYCSELFLIHLKYNDLYKALGYLYDLKKYAEKNKSEMVKDIENLLNEINYRIKEKIGVSDDFYKRSEVIIERIKLGN
- a CDS encoding PEGA domain-containing protein, translating into MKKLLLLIFYLILLSEISISYAELGTPELEISASVNPYKIEKGGTGTLIVNVSEVGGEDWAKNVVVKPYCLDNGIFISPSKSSPVDIDKYGSATFTFTINVNNSALEGVKTIHIDVDYIDTGWLNIGEDDKSKSATTTFEVISSTSDTSNYPTNDYSYNSDGYISVDSNVYDADVYVDGSYIGKTPIADYPITSGSHTISVEKEGYESYTEYVNVNSGETYNIYATLTESYGCLNVYSNPTDADVYVDGYYEGKTPLHLTLTPGIHSVEVKKDEYYPYSTDVYINSGDSKTVNAELKPKFGYLTVYSLEGAEIYIDGKYVGHPPLRSYKLSIGNHNIEIKKEEYNTYSTDIYINSGDSKTIKAKLTPKYGYLTVYSYLGVPCDIYLNNKWIGTTPITKHDVKPGFYHIECKIGELPIYESSISIKNGEYKKLDIELTNSYAGYYLGGSFALMGFGVVGLVLVRKRKQKNIGEKQNQDIFDFPSELLSKYTPLEKLGEGGFGKVFKVKRKSDGEIIALKIPNLDEKAKKYLLKEIKVWQNLNHPNIVRMFDAYEEPIPHIEMEYIDGYNLNGKLIRDLDKYPKPLSPKEAINLIKQIAEGLKHAHDKNIIHRDIKPSNILLTPNLIPKITDWGLAKIGAKSSTATTTKALTLLYSAPEQIDEEEYGKTDKRTDIYQLGVLFYELLTGRLPYEGTSPAQISLKIVNPDKKPLPPSKINPSLSIFDGLFERHLAKRKEDRFQSIDEFLRALKSIEELIKEKESLKKTLTQTIDKLKKSTDKKEIERLIRELVDSTTKLALNCAKANDKVGLLEALETLKDYVKSENNKKELGGAIKHIEYLIKEQIPIEKQTIEALEVLLNRIRREF